A genome region from Oenanthe melanoleuca isolate GR-GAL-2019-014 chromosome 2, OMel1.0, whole genome shotgun sequence includes the following:
- the SDC2 gene encoding syndecan-2 isoform X2 — protein MIVVQRADLTSDKDLYLDNSSVEEASGVYPIDDDDYSSGSGSGAEEDEDSAVMTTSRTVPKLPTTSDASRAETTTVKMQTKVPAQTKSPEEIDKEERPEMDAKKKSDEPGDDTDVFTQKHSENLFQRTEVLAAVIAGGVIGFLFAIFLILLLVYRMRKKDEGSYDLGERKPSCAAYQKAPTKEFYA, from the exons AGAGCAGATTTGACCTCTGATAAAGATTTATACCTTGACAACAGCTCTGTTGAAGAAGCATCAGGCGTCTATCCaattgatgatgatgattattcTTCTGGGTCAGGTTCAG GTGCTGAGGAAGATGAGGATAGTGCAGTGATGACAACATCCAGAACAGTTCCAAAGCTGCCGACAACTAGTGATGCATCCAGGGCTGAGACCACCACAGTGAAAATGCAGACCAAGGTTCCTGCACAAACAAAG TCACCTGAAGAAATTGATAAAGAGGAAAGGCCTGAGATGGATGCCAAGAAAAAGAGTGATGAGCCAGGGGATGACACCGACGTGTTCACTCAGAAGCATTCAGAAAACCTCTTCCAGAGGACAGAAGTTCTGGCAG CTGTTATTGCTGGCGGAGttattggttttctttttgcaatCTTCCTTATCCTGCTGCTGGTGTATCGCATGAGAAAGAAGGATGAAGGCAGTTACGACCTTGGTGAACGTAAACCATCCTGTGCTGCCTATCAAAAGGCACCAACTAAGGAGTTTTATGCGTAA
- the SDC2 gene encoding syndecan-2 isoform X1 yields MRGVWLALTVSFVACASGQPRADLTSDKDLYLDNSSVEEASGVYPIDDDDYSSGSGSGAEEDEDSAVMTTSRTVPKLPTTSDASRAETTTVKMQTKVPAQTKSPEEIDKEERPEMDAKKKSDEPGDDTDVFTQKHSENLFQRTEVLAAVIAGGVIGFLFAIFLILLLVYRMRKKDEGSYDLGERKPSCAAYQKAPTKEFYA; encoded by the exons AGAGCAGATTTGACCTCTGATAAAGATTTATACCTTGACAACAGCTCTGTTGAAGAAGCATCAGGCGTCTATCCaattgatgatgatgattattcTTCTGGGTCAGGTTCAG GTGCTGAGGAAGATGAGGATAGTGCAGTGATGACAACATCCAGAACAGTTCCAAAGCTGCCGACAACTAGTGATGCATCCAGGGCTGAGACCACCACAGTGAAAATGCAGACCAAGGTTCCTGCACAAACAAAG TCACCTGAAGAAATTGATAAAGAGGAAAGGCCTGAGATGGATGCCAAGAAAAAGAGTGATGAGCCAGGGGATGACACCGACGTGTTCACTCAGAAGCATTCAGAAAACCTCTTCCAGAGGACAGAAGTTCTGGCAG CTGTTATTGCTGGCGGAGttattggttttctttttgcaatCTTCCTTATCCTGCTGCTGGTGTATCGCATGAGAAAGAAGGATGAAGGCAGTTACGACCTTGGTGAACGTAAACCATCCTGTGCTGCCTATCAAAAGGCACCAACTAAGGAGTTTTATGCGTAA